One Pseudochaenichthys georgianus chromosome 4, fPseGeo1.2, whole genome shotgun sequence DNA window includes the following coding sequences:
- the lurap1 gene encoding leucine rich adaptor protein 1: MDEGTASETVPDLKDIEVKIGRKTPEGLLRWMREEASSHRGDAKLATAHDTSKETGRKSLDDKIRKLKLEMAHLRSVDVKILQQLLAVHEGIEAVKWLLEERSTLTSRCSSLTSSQYSLGEGPDTSWRGSWSSLQDPNDKLDNISIGSYLDTLADDMDEYCPSSSDSVICSTTPMVSEATAAGRTVGGPGATVTAPGSASGAVGVRTLVNENGTGVGNGKPAFPLTSSQAKPEGPKQDALVWTKASEIDKESPVSKANNQTQVIKANAVLEKPNVQTGSPTRPMRPSLNEKLGTNQSPKLKPYKNGTIDLDTCKMNGKMHLEYDSHWRWVQSQEDVTFL; this comes from the exons ATGGACGAAGGCACTGCCAGCGAGACAGTCCCAGATCTGAAAGACATAGAGGTGAAAATCGGCCGGAAGACCCCCGAGGGTTTGCTCAGGTGGATGCGGGAGGAGGCGTCTTCTCACCGGGGAGATGCCAAGCTGGCCACCGCGCACGACACCAGTAAGGAGACGGGCAGGAAGAGTTTGGATGACAAGATCAGGAAATTGAAGCTGGAGATG GCTCACTTGCGCTCAGTGGACGTGAAGATCTTGCAGCAGTTGCTGGCGGTCCATGAAGGCATCGAGGCGGTGAAATGGCTGCTGGAGGAGCGCAGCACGCTCACAAGCCGCTGCAGCAGCCTGACCAGCAGCCAGTACAGCTTGGGTGAGGGCCCCGACACCTCGTGGAGAGGCTCCTGGAGCAGCCTGCAGGACCCCAACGACAAGCTGGATAACATCTCCATCGGCAGCTACCTGGACACCTTGGCGGATGACATGGATGAGTATTGCCCCTCCAGCTCGGATTCGGTCATCTGCTCCACCACCCCAATGGTCTCAGAGGCTACTGCTGCGGGCCGGACAGTGGGAGGCCCCGGGGCCACGGTCACTGCACCTGGTTCTGCTTCTGGGGCTGTGGGAGTCCGGACTTTGGTAAATGAAAATGGAACTGGGGTTGGAAATGGGAAACCAGCTTTTCCATTAACCTCTTCCCAAGCCAAGCCTGAAGGCCCCAAACAAGACGCTCTGGTTTGGACGAAGGCTTCTGAGATCGATAAAGAAAGCCCAGTTTCTAAGGCCAATAACCAGACTCAAGTCATCAAGGCTAATGCTGTCTTGGAGAAACCAAACGTGCAGACAGGCAGCCCAACCCGCCCAATGCGCCCAAGCCTCAACGAGAAACTGGGAACCAACCAGAGCCCCAAACTCAAACCTTACAAAAATGGAACGATCGACTTGGATACTTGCAAAATGAACGGCAAAATGCATCTAGAGTATGACTCGCACTGGCGATGGGTGCAGTCGCAAGAAGATGTGACGTTTTTATAA